Proteins from a genomic interval of bacterium:
- a CDS encoding DUF3604 domain-containing protein, with translation MSGTRLLVGFFALILGLVGIAIGLVYAAGNGAFGSHEAPGEIVGAHRGPEAVAAAAARVAAAADDVGVPRPKQVLFGDFHVHTTYSFDAFLFSLPGLIGEGAHPPADACDFARHCSALDFFSINDHAEGLSPLHWKETVDSIRQCAAVASDPSNPDLVPFLGWEWTQQGSTPDDHYGHKNVVLQGLADEEIPARPIASAPPPEGPPLLARGLLALRYRHPRIHDLAVDITERAAIPICPEGVPTRELPADCTEVASTPADLFAKLDEWGLQSVVIPHGMTWGIYTPPGTTWDKQLEGNSHDPERQTLLEIYSGHGDSDVYRDFRAVEFDENGQAVCPAPSAEYLPTCWRAGEIIRERCLSEGLLASECEERAAAARVHAAQAGTAAHLAVPGAAGSDWLDSGQCRDCDQPAFNYRPGGSAQYLLSLGNFDEDDDAPRRFRFGFVGSSDNHTARAGSGYKELERPGMTDSMGPPFGPLVRLLRAVPEEAIAESRPVGAEANGLASFRLAETERQMSFFQTGGLVAVHAEGRDRAAIWNAVQRKEVYGTSGPRILLWFDLLNPPGSAGSTAPMGSEVAMRANPIFQVRAVGSFEQQEGCPETSVRALGPDRLERLCKNECYHPGDVRRPISRIEIVRVRPQQDPTEAPSDLIEDPWRTFECEADAAGCTVTFEDEAFGRAGRESVYYARAYEAPALAINAGGVRCTYDDDGNCIAVNLCSAQPASDDCLAEYEPRAWSSPIFLDFTGTRPVAPIEAGLALLSPQPLGEGAMAAAE, from the coding sequence ATGTCGGGTACCAGGTTGTTGGTGGGCTTCTTCGCCTTGATTCTGGGGCTCGTCGGAATCGCCATCGGGTTGGTCTACGCCGCGGGCAACGGTGCCTTCGGGAGCCATGAAGCCCCGGGTGAGATCGTCGGGGCGCATCGTGGGCCGGAGGCCGTGGCGGCAGCGGCTGCACGGGTCGCGGCGGCTGCGGACGATGTGGGTGTGCCGCGTCCGAAGCAGGTGCTGTTCGGCGACTTTCACGTCCACACCACCTACTCCTTCGACGCTTTCCTTTTCAGTCTTCCCGGGTTGATCGGCGAGGGCGCCCATCCGCCAGCGGATGCCTGCGATTTCGCTCGCCATTGCTCGGCCCTCGACTTCTTCTCGATCAATGATCACGCCGAAGGTCTCTCCCCGTTGCATTGGAAGGAGACCGTCGATTCGATCCGCCAATGCGCCGCCGTGGCCAGCGATCCGTCGAATCCGGATCTGGTTCCCTTCCTGGGCTGGGAGTGGACGCAGCAGGGATCGACTCCCGACGATCACTATGGTCACAAGAACGTGGTGCTCCAGGGGCTCGCTGACGAAGAGATCCCTGCGCGCCCGATCGCTTCGGCGCCGCCTCCTGAAGGGCCCCCGCTTCTGGCGCGAGGCTTGTTGGCGTTGCGCTATCGGCACCCCCGGATTCATGATCTCGCCGTCGATATCACCGAGAGAGCCGCGATCCCGATCTGCCCGGAAGGCGTGCCCACGCGGGAGCTGCCTGCGGACTGCACCGAGGTGGCTTCCACGCCCGCCGACCTCTTCGCGAAGCTGGATGAGTGGGGCCTGCAGTCGGTCGTGATCCCTCACGGCATGACCTGGGGGATCTATACGCCGCCCGGCACGACGTGGGACAAACAGCTCGAGGGAAATTCGCACGATCCGGAGCGCCAGACCTTGCTCGAAATCTACTCGGGCCACGGAGATTCCGACGTCTATCGGGATTTTCGCGCGGTCGAGTTCGACGAGAACGGGCAAGCGGTCTGCCCCGCACCGAGTGCCGAGTACCTGCCGACGTGTTGGCGGGCCGGAGAGATCATCCGCGAGCGCTGTCTATCGGAGGGCCTGTTGGCATCGGAGTGTGAAGAACGTGCGGCCGCGGCGCGGGTCCACGCTGCGCAGGCGGGCACCGCGGCACATCTCGCGGTTCCGGGCGCGGCAGGAAGTGATTGGCTCGATTCAGGCCAGTGTCGAGATTGCGATCAGCCCGCGTTCAACTACCGCCCGGGCGGCTCCGCTCAGTACCTGCTTTCGCTCGGGAACTTCGACGAGGACGACGACGCTCCGCGGCGATTCCGTTTCGGCTTCGTCGGGTCGAGCGACAACCACACGGCCCGAGCCGGCAGCGGCTACAAGGAGTTGGAGCGCCCGGGCATGACCGACTCGATGGGTCCGCCCTTCGGGCCGCTGGTACGGCTGCTTCGAGCCGTACCTGAGGAGGCGATTGCAGAGTCCCGTCCCGTAGGTGCCGAGGCGAATGGGCTCGCCAGCTTCCGGCTGGCAGAGACAGAGCGTCAGATGTCCTTCTTCCAGACGGGTGGGCTGGTAGCGGTTCATGCAGAGGGGCGCGATCGGGCTGCGATCTGGAATGCCGTCCAACGCAAGGAGGTATACGGCACGAGTGGTCCGCGCATCCTGCTCTGGTTCGATCTGCTCAATCCGCCGGGCTCGGCCGGAAGCACCGCGCCCATGGGGAGCGAAGTCGCCATGCGGGCGAATCCCATTTTTCAGGTGCGGGCGGTCGGGTCGTTCGAACAGCAGGAGGGCTGCCCTGAGACGTCCGTCAGGGCGCTCGGGCCCGATCGCCTGGAGCGTCTCTGCAAGAACGAGTGCTATCACCCGGGAGATGTGCGGCGGCCGATTTCGCGCATCGAGATCGTTCGGGTTCGTCCGCAACAGGATCCGACCGAGGCTCCATCCGACTTGATCGAGGATCCCTGGCGAACCTTCGAGTGCGAGGCCGACGCGGCCGGTTGCACCGTTACGTTCGAAGACGAAGCGTTCGGCCGCGCCGGCCGCGAGAGTGTCTACTACGCCCGCGCCTACGAAGCACCGGCCCTGGCCATCAACGCCGGCGGTGTACGCTGCACCTACGATGACGATGGCAACTGCATCGCCGTCAATCTCTGCAGCGCCCAGCCCGCCAGCGACGATTGCCTGGCCGAATACGAGCCCCGGGCCTGGTCGTCGCCGATCTTCCTCGATTTCACGGGTACGCGGCCCGTCGCCCCGATCGAGGCGGGCCTGGCCCTCCTCTCGCCCCAACCCTTGGGCGAAGGAGCGATGGCAGCCGCCGAATAG
- a CDS encoding alpha/beta hydrolase — protein MPTDPRWETIDPPPLGLFAVEQVRALRDLAAGGERRKVARRAVPGDGHAVLVLPGMLAGDFSTAPLRGFLRDLCYDARGWKLGINRGPEPEKLRALADRLERLCDRHGRRVSLIGWSLGGIYARELARAHPERVRLVISMGSPFRDISATHATRLVPLRRGNKTLHENRDLQAWLRQPIDVPTTSIYSRSDGIVHWQSCLEEKGPQRENVEVECSHTGMGFHPAALAVIADRLGQPEGEWQPYGARPRNPGTDPLRRAS, from the coding sequence ATGCCCACGGATCCCCGCTGGGAGACCATCGATCCCCCTCCGCTCGGCCTCTTTGCGGTCGAGCAGGTTCGGGCGCTGCGAGATCTCGCCGCTGGCGGGGAGCGCCGGAAGGTCGCCCGCCGGGCCGTCCCCGGAGACGGACATGCGGTCCTGGTGCTTCCGGGGATGCTGGCCGGGGATTTCTCCACGGCCCCACTGCGCGGGTTCCTGCGAGACCTCTGCTACGACGCCCGGGGCTGGAAGCTCGGAATCAACCGCGGGCCCGAGCCGGAGAAGCTCCGCGCGTTGGCCGACCGGCTGGAGAGGCTTTGTGACCGACATGGACGCCGGGTCAGCCTGATCGGCTGGAGCCTCGGCGGCATCTATGCCCGTGAGCTGGCACGCGCCCATCCCGAACGCGTGCGACTGGTCATCAGCATGGGCTCTCCGTTCCGTGATATCTCCGCCACCCACGCGACGCGGCTCGTGCCTCTGCGTCGGGGAAACAAGACGCTTCACGAGAATCGCGACCTGCAAGCCTGGTTGCGTCAGCCTATCGACGTTCCCACGACCTCGATCTACAGCCGTTCGGATGGCATCGTTCATTGGCAGAGCTGCCTGGAAGAAAAAGGGCCCCAACGTGAGAATGTGGAGGTGGAGTGCAGCCATACCGGAATGGGCTTCCACCCGGCTGCGCTCGCGGTGATTGCCGATCGCCTGGGGCAGCCCGAAGGTGAGTGGCAGCCCTACGGCGCCAGGCCGCGCAACCCGGGTACGGATCCGCTCCGGCGCGCTTCCTAG
- a CDS encoding DUF3604 domain-containing protein, translated as MIKKLALVVLVVLVLAVGLVWLAGQGTFGGPEEPGEVAERARPSALVRESEAAVEAAASEVGVFRPKQILFGDLHVHTTFSFDAFTFSLPIMQGEGAHPPADACDFARYCSALDFWSINDHANSITPDEWAQTVDSIRQCNAVGGEKDTVAFLGWEWTQVGTTPDNHYGHKNVILAHTEEGKIPARPIAALRGVAMPPVLGRGFAALAFGGRMHDLAWMFADAERQDWCADDVNTNDLPADCIEGAATPAILYRKLGEWGGDALVIPHGTTWGMYTPPGTTWDKQLQGDLHDPKLQGLIEVYSGHGDSEVYRDFRAVEIAEDGSLSCPAPSPGYLPSCWHAGEIVRERCLEEAAEPDECEARAVLARQHAVDARIGIIRTVPGSQGSDWLNAGQCLDCDQPSFNYRPGGSAQYILALGNFDEDEEDPRRFRMGFMASSDNHFARPGTGYKEVHRAGMTESLGTGDRAELLEQVGPLAAVLAPPKEEPVAHSQPFELEKLGFNIFETERQTSFLLTGGLIAAHSEGRDRGAIWDAMQRKEVYGTSGPRILLWFDMLNATGAGGRGLAMGGQVEMAESPIFQARAVGSFEQKPGCPSYATSSLSPERLEHVCKGECYNPSETRRLITRIEVVRIRPQTSPGEEIAQLIDDPWKTFDCEPDPAGCSVTFSDPEFVPAGRETIYYVRAFEESAPGINADNVRCEFDEEGRCLGTHLCPSTGDADPDCLAPHEPRAWSSPIFVDPAPPPSAAKSEGS; from the coding sequence ATGATCAAGAAGCTCGCACTCGTGGTGCTCGTTGTTCTGGTGCTGGCCGTCGGCCTCGTCTGGCTGGCCGGTCAGGGAACCTTCGGTGGCCCGGAAGAGCCTGGCGAAGTTGCCGAACGAGCGCGGCCGAGTGCGCTCGTTCGCGAGAGCGAGGCTGCCGTGGAAGCTGCGGCATCCGAGGTCGGCGTGTTCCGGCCCAAACAGATCTTGTTCGGCGATCTCCACGTTCATACCACCTTCTCGTTCGACGCCTTCACCTTCTCCCTGCCGATCATGCAGGGCGAAGGCGCGCACCCCCCGGCGGATGCCTGTGACTTCGCAAGGTACTGCTCGGCCCTCGACTTCTGGTCGATCAACGACCACGCCAACAGCATTACTCCGGACGAGTGGGCGCAAACCGTCGACAGCATCCGGCAGTGCAACGCGGTCGGCGGCGAGAAGGATACGGTGGCGTTTCTCGGCTGGGAGTGGACCCAGGTGGGAACGACGCCCGACAATCACTATGGCCACAAGAACGTGATCCTCGCGCATACCGAGGAAGGCAAGATTCCGGCGCGTCCCATCGCGGCTCTGCGTGGGGTTGCCATGCCGCCGGTACTCGGGCGCGGCTTCGCAGCGCTCGCGTTCGGTGGTCGCATGCACGATCTCGCGTGGATGTTCGCGGACGCCGAGCGCCAGGATTGGTGCGCCGATGATGTGAATACGAACGACCTGCCGGCGGATTGCATCGAGGGTGCGGCGACCCCCGCCATCCTCTACCGCAAGCTTGGCGAGTGGGGCGGCGATGCCCTCGTGATTCCCCACGGCACCACGTGGGGCATGTATACGCCGCCGGGAACCACCTGGGACAAGCAGCTCCAGGGGGACCTTCACGATCCGAAGCTCCAGGGTTTGATCGAGGTCTATTCGGGGCACGGCGATTCGGAGGTGTACCGCGATTTCCGTGCCGTCGAGATCGCGGAGGACGGGAGTCTCTCGTGCCCTGCGCCAAGCCCGGGCTACCTGCCGTCATGCTGGCATGCGGGGGAGATCGTTCGCGAGCGCTGCTTGGAAGAGGCCGCAGAACCCGACGAGTGTGAAGCCCGTGCAGTGCTGGCTCGCCAACACGCGGTCGACGCGCGCATCGGAATCATTCGAACCGTTCCGGGTTCACAGGGTTCGGATTGGTTGAACGCGGGCCAATGTCTCGATTGCGACCAGCCCTCGTTCAACTACCGCCCCGGTGGGTCCGCCCAGTACATCCTTGCCCTCGGCAATTTCGATGAGGATGAAGAGGATCCCCGGCGTTTCCGGATGGGTTTCATGGCCTCGAGCGACAACCATTTTGCCCGGCCGGGCACGGGCTACAAGGAAGTGCATCGAGCCGGCATGACCGAGAGCCTCGGCACCGGCGACCGGGCGGAATTGCTCGAGCAGGTGGGTCCCCTTGCTGCCGTGTTGGCGCCGCCGAAGGAGGAGCCGGTCGCCCACTCCCAGCCCTTCGAGCTGGAGAAACTGGGTTTCAATATTTTCGAGACCGAGCGCCAGACATCCTTCCTCTTGACCGGTGGTCTGATCGCGGCGCATTCCGAGGGGCGGGATCGGGGTGCCATCTGGGATGCCATGCAGCGCAAAGAGGTCTATGGCACGAGCGGCCCGCGTATCCTGCTCTGGTTCGACATGCTGAACGCGACCGGTGCGGGTGGTCGGGGCCTGGCGATGGGAGGCCAGGTCGAGATGGCGGAGAGCCCGATCTTCCAGGCTCGTGCGGTGGGTTCCTTCGAGCAGAAGCCTGGCTGTCCCTCCTACGCGACGAGTTCGCTCTCGCCCGAGCGCCTGGAACATGTCTGCAAGGGCGAGTGTTACAACCCGAGCGAGACGCGACGGTTGATCACGCGCATCGAAGTCGTGCGGATCCGGCCTCAAACCTCGCCCGGCGAGGAGATTGCCCAGCTGATCGACGATCCATGGAAGACCTTCGACTGCGAGCCCGATCCGGCAGGCTGCTCGGTGACTTTCAGCGATCCGGAGTTCGTCCCGGCGGGTCGGGAGACGATCTACTACGTGCGTGCGTTCGAGGAGTCGGCGCCCGGAATCAATGCCGACAACGTGCGCTGCGAGTTCGATGAAGAGGGGCGTTGTCTTGGGACGCATCTGTGTCCGAGCACCGGCGATGCCGATCCGGACTGTCTGGCTCCCCATGAGCCACGGGCCTGGTCGTCGCCTATTTTCGTCGACCCCGCTCCGCCGCCTTCGGCAGCCAAGAGCGAGGGGAGCTGA
- a CDS encoding DUF1298 domain-containing protein, which yields MTERLASEPLSGEDLGFWWGDQPRQRTTMAMLLLLDRRPHSDRLRAAVERAVAAVPRLRQRVVDAPLDLARPRWEEDPTFDLDFHVRRYALSHDDGSPEHSTLQDLFHTIGPIYERPFDRTRPLWELIEFDGPGDGAAIFFRLHHGVADGVGGNAILAALTDAFEGEAEGGQRPVATPGAWDETSTARRFFDAIGHRIEEDLRRARAVGEMAWTAMTKPSSWGEAARVVAGLANDLSFPADSPLQAFGRARHLSGFDLPFEPLHRAKAAFGGQMIDVMLTAVAGAVGSWHRANGHEDVREVLTLVPINLRPPGDQGFSAGVGNRASGVIVQLPLGETDPTARFDEIHARVMERKANPALEYLPKLAEAVALLPRPLFRLLSRTGSEAIQLIVTNIPGIMQPRWLAGARVVAGYPFAPTAPHCPVSIALYGYDGRLFVGLDSDGTAMPDLALFEDMLRASFEEVVKVAADR from the coding sequence ATGACGGAACGATTGGCATCTGAACCTCTTTCCGGCGAAGACCTGGGTTTCTGGTGGGGAGACCAGCCGCGCCAGCGCACGACGATGGCCATGCTGCTCCTGCTCGATCGCCGTCCACACTCGGACAGGCTACGCGCCGCAGTCGAGCGTGCCGTCGCGGCCGTTCCGAGGTTGCGGCAGCGGGTGGTCGACGCGCCCCTGGATCTGGCTCGACCGCGATGGGAGGAGGATCCGACCTTCGACCTGGATTTCCATGTGCGTCGTTATGCGCTCTCCCATGACGATGGCTCTCCGGAGCACTCCACGCTCCAGGATCTCTTTCACACGATCGGCCCGATCTACGAGCGTCCGTTCGATCGAACGCGTCCGCTCTGGGAGCTGATCGAGTTCGATGGCCCGGGCGACGGCGCCGCGATCTTCTTTCGCCTGCACCATGGTGTCGCGGACGGTGTAGGTGGGAACGCCATCCTGGCGGCGCTCACCGACGCATTCGAGGGAGAAGCCGAGGGCGGCCAGCGCCCCGTGGCTACGCCCGGCGCCTGGGACGAGACCAGTACGGCACGTCGCTTCTTCGATGCGATCGGCCACCGGATCGAAGAGGATCTGCGGCGCGCACGAGCCGTGGGCGAGATGGCATGGACCGCCATGACGAAACCGTCCTCGTGGGGCGAGGCCGCACGGGTGGTCGCAGGCCTGGCCAACGATCTCAGCTTCCCGGCGGATTCACCCCTGCAGGCGTTCGGACGTGCGCGGCATCTCTCCGGATTCGATCTGCCCTTCGAGCCGCTTCATCGCGCCAAGGCGGCGTTCGGCGGACAGATGATCGACGTGATGTTGACCGCGGTGGCCGGAGCCGTCGGTTCCTGGCACCGAGCCAACGGTCACGAAGATGTCCGCGAAGTGCTGACCCTGGTTCCGATCAATCTCCGGCCACCGGGCGACCAGGGCTTCAGCGCCGGAGTCGGGAATCGTGCAAGCGGCGTGATCGTTCAGCTCCCCCTCGGAGAAACGGATCCCACGGCCCGTTTCGACGAGATCCACGCGCGCGTGATGGAGCGCAAGGCGAACCCGGCGCTCGAGTACCTGCCGAAGCTCGCCGAAGCCGTGGCTCTCCTGCCACGCCCGCTCTTTCGTCTCCTCTCTCGCACGGGCAGCGAGGCCATCCAGCTGATCGTGACGAACATCCCCGGCATCATGCAGCCACGTTGGCTGGCAGGTGCCCGGGTCGTCGCGGGCTATCCGTTTGCACCCACCGCACCCCATTGTCCGGTAAGCATCGCCCTCTACGGCTACGACGGTAGGCTCTTCGTTGGCCTCGATTCGGATGGAACGGCCATGCCCGACCTCGCGCTCTTCGAAGACATGCTGCGCGCTTCGTTCGAAGAGGTGGTGAAGGTGGCGGCAGACCGCTGA
- a CDS encoding glutathione S-transferase family protein produces MLTLYTAETPNGRKASIALEELGLDYETRHVQLSEDEQKQDWFLAKNPNHKIPVLEDDGQVIWESGAILLHLAEKYDGDGRILSKDSAQRMEAIQYAFFQTGGVGPNLGRLGAALRKEGEKNQEMIDIFDGEFRRLIGVLANILSDGREYLARDYSIGDIMHYPWLAIPLQMNMPHITDHPTVVTWLERIAARPAVQRGMAVPG; encoded by the coding sequence GTGCTCACCCTCTACACCGCCGAGACACCGAATGGCCGCAAGGCTTCGATCGCCTTGGAAGAACTCGGCCTGGACTATGAAACCCGCCATGTCCAGCTATCCGAAGACGAGCAGAAGCAGGACTGGTTCCTCGCCAAGAACCCCAACCACAAGATCCCGGTCCTCGAAGATGATGGCCAGGTGATCTGGGAGTCCGGCGCGATCCTCCTGCATCTCGCAGAGAAGTACGACGGTGACGGACGCATCCTCTCCAAGGATTCCGCCCAGCGAATGGAAGCCATCCAATACGCATTCTTCCAGACCGGTGGCGTCGGCCCGAACCTCGGCCGCCTCGGTGCGGCTTTGCGAAAAGAGGGCGAGAAGAACCAGGAAATGATCGACATCTTCGATGGGGAATTCAGACGCTTGATCGGCGTCCTCGCCAACATCCTCTCCGATGGTCGCGAATACCTCGCACGCGACTATTCGATCGGTGACATCATGCACTACCCCTGGCTCGCCATCCCCCTCCAGATGAACATGCCCCACATCACCGACCACCCGACCGTCGTCACATGGCTGGAGCGAATCGCGGCACGACCCGCAGTCCAACGCGGAATGGCGGTACCCGGCTAG